In the Egibacteraceae bacterium genome, one interval contains:
- a CDS encoding histidine phosphatase family protein — MPAADRAPSPHRPSPDDRVQEREPSPDPRPQRPSPADGRQAQQSPPDSAPRKYRQYRFSLPPGGADILLVRHGESQPATFDAPFPLVDGQADPALDPRGHTEAERVAARLAGQRLAAIYVTPLRRTAQTAAPLAARLGLEPRVEPDLREVHLGEWEGATFRARVREGHPIARRVFTEERWDVIPGAETMEALAARLRAGIGRIAAAHPDERVAVFTHGGVIGMVVALATGGRPFAFIGADNGSITHLVVCRGSGERADPRAGDGQGAWIVRRFNDTGHLATDLDRSPEPLT; from the coding sequence ATGCCCGCCGCCGACCGCGCCCCGAGCCCGCACCGCCCGTCGCCGGACGACCGCGTCCAGGAGCGGGAGCCTTCGCCCGATCCGAGGCCGCAGCGCCCCTCGCCGGCCGACGGTCGTCAGGCACAGCAGTCCCCACCCGACTCCGCCCCGCGGAAGTACCGCCAGTACCGGTTCTCGCTGCCGCCCGGCGGTGCCGACATCCTGCTCGTGCGCCACGGCGAGTCGCAGCCGGCGACGTTCGACGCGCCCTTCCCCCTCGTCGACGGTCAGGCCGACCCGGCCCTCGACCCGCGCGGGCACACCGAGGCCGAGCGGGTCGCGGCGCGGCTCGCCGGCCAGCGGCTTGCAGCGATCTACGTGACGCCGCTGCGCCGCACGGCGCAGACCGCGGCGCCGCTCGCGGCGCGCCTCGGGTTGGAACCACGGGTGGAGCCGGACCTGCGTGAGGTGCACCTCGGCGAGTGGGAGGGCGCGACGTTCCGCGCACGGGTGCGCGAAGGTCACCCCATCGCCCGCCGGGTGTTCACCGAGGAGCGCTGGGACGTCATCCCCGGCGCGGAGACGATGGAGGCCCTGGCCGCCCGGCTCCGCGCCGGCATCGGCCGCATCGCCGCCGCCCACCCCGACGAGCGGGTGGCGGTGTTCACCCACGGCGGGGTGATCGGCATGGTCGTCGCCCTCGCAACGGGCGGGCGGCCCTTCGCGTTCATCGGGGCCGACAACGGCTCGATCACCCACCTCGTCGTCTGCCGCGGCTCGGGGGAGCGCGCCGATCCGCGTGCCGGCGACGGGCAGGGTGCTTGGATCGTCCGCCGGTTCAACGACACCGGCCACCTCGCCACCGACCTCGACCGGTCGCCCGAGCCCCTCACCTGA